The DNA segment TTTAAATCTAAACgactgttataatttaaaagatgaTGCTGTGATCGAGATTGTGAGAGGCTTAAAGAGGTTACAATATCTTGAATTAAGAGTAAGTTTTACTTTATGGCCCTATTTGCCtaactaaaaagttattttgtagaatttaaaattacgaattataattattttttcttcaatttccAGGGTTGTAACCAGCTAACTGATAAAACTTTGGAAGCAATAAGAGATCATTGCAAGATTCTTAAGGTTTTGGATATTCAAGGTTGTCAAAACATATCAGCAGAATTGGGATGCGCAATTGGAACTTCACCTACGCTTCATACTGTATTAATGTCCAAACCAGGTCCATGTATTACTAATAGAGTAAAGAACAGACCACCGACACCACCTCTTCTTTATATATTACGAGAACTACGTTTGCACTAAGATAGTACTATGTTGTTATAGcagataagttttaaattaaaatcgccCAACTAAAAATTTAGCTTAGTTtgtaatttttcttcttatcagAAATTAAAGTTatgtactaaaattattttagcttaaaatttatctttaataccattggtttattataattggttttaataaactaataaaatgaaaatttatattaaattttaatttgatatgtaGACAGAGTTCTAAAAGTCTTAACGACctattctaataattttaatacaaatttcacATTCCGTGATTGTACACTTATAACTTTGTTATAATTAACGCAATGGTCACAACGTTTTTTCAAACTAAGTTTGTCTTTATATGAAGCTTTTGTTATGtgatatactaatttatttgaatagaattatttaattaggtattttaactattttttatgttataaatattgtatgtataaaaaaatgtattttaattaattcagtgAAATATTCGATCCcgaaattatttctaaatatgaTCTTGTACTCAAAGTCGATTAAGATTTTAAAGagaaaaagatttataaattcaaattggtattatttaaagttaaatttgtcCCGCAAATTACCATAAGTGGTCTATTTATTTGCgaaaaattagtaattttagtTATGAAATTTCCCTTATAAGTACTCAACAGTTGATTGACACTAGTAGCACAATTGATAATagttattctaatataataatattcttattgcatcaatttttgttttatttttcatgctGAAGTCAAAAACTTAACAAGTTTCCGTTAATGGATTAATCTTTGGCGTCTGTGTTATTGACCGTTCCACTAAAATCAACAACTAAGTTTACTAGTTGATAAAAAAGGATGACAAAAAGTtagtattcgtttatttttctcccaacgtatataaatttaatagtatataattaacacATAATGTAATTGGCGTAAGAATACATAACTTCCCAGTATCTAGCCGTAttttaagggtccgttcacacagaccggctcggagagcatcggcctgcttttttcttttcacacagaccgggtcgtatacgcttggaattggccggagcggagccgccaactatttcacatcgaccggctggaagagatctgaaagcgggtgcgagcgagaaagagcacgcaagcggagccggtcggctccttttattacttcacacgaagcgcgttcaggcatttttaatgacaaaaaaggtgcaaatgcaaaaataaactttactacaatcactcaaaacactgtttccaacgtgataaaaatctgctctcctctccgagccggtctgtgtgaacggaccctaacgGTATTTCAAACTTGGTAGGTAAGAACCAATACCGTTACCGAACAAAATCGTTAAGGGtagaaaagtatttatttttttgttaatataataaaagagaaTATTCATAACAAagaaaagacattttttttaaatattttattacattgtatttaaaataatttataaattcatagtTTACCTATAGATATTATAGTCTATTTTGCCCTAGCAATCTTTGTTCATACTTAACACAGTTAATGTTTTGATACAATGATAGATATTCTAGCAGTAATAGTTTTTCACTTTCTgtctcatttaatattatttagagttaagaaaaacaaaaatcataagtgcaacaatatattaattttaaaacactttttGTACAGGCAACagtcaaacatatataaaacacgTTCTTATATACGTActcatatacaatatattcatttttagaaaaaaaaaaacaattaaaatttaaaacgatccagttttttttttaatttatactgcaagtaaaaatatatatacatcatatatattgaattatgaaaccaagcttttaaaatatataataaagctgtCAGTTCcgttaataatttacaaatttacgcAAGTTAGTAAAACATCAGACACCTCAATAAGATAAGTATTAGTAAAGCaaaaaacattatcattatccgttttcagtgtttttttttaatattattggtaAAAAAAGTACCGAATCATAAATTttgagaataaaatttaaaatagcagACTTCTACTTTGCttttgatgttatatttttagaattaattgtttttttaggtagaatacatatatttacaacaaatacagatatttttcaaaatataggtactatattttgaaaaatattcttattttttataattttgacagaTCAAAAAAATACCTGCGTCTTGGAAaccataataatttacaaagccaaagcaatattaaatattttacaatctcAAATCATAAgtgagacattttttttatgatttgttgCATCAGTATACAATACCAACAAACTCATTAACATAgtactataaactaaaatattatataattataatacatttaaacacTATATGGTATGTACattatgtaataacaatataatatcaaGATACAGATGCCTCCTTACACCTCCCTACATGAATGCTTCCTTTAGCTTACATAATGATGAAAACGGTAGTTCTTAAGaaatacaataatgttttacaaaacatttaaaatgctatttattttaaatttataaagttttttgtgATGTAcgaaataatagaattattcTCATGTTCATTATTAACATGGTAGGTTAAAATTATCTAATTACTTGTAACAAAACTTACAAATATcagcttatttaaaatatagtttgttctgatatatagtatagttatatactataaatatgacATGCGTGCTCGTTACAAACTGTCATGAGGTGTCAGATACAccatacaaaaatatcaaatactcaTCTGTTAAGGCACAAAGCGGGgcgaatatttataatttaaatatttaaacttatatgctttgttacttttatttgtaatcgaaacaaaagaaatatttaaacacactatataataaaagaaatgtaatatGTCACTACTGTTCTTATAcagttattgtttaaatataagtgTCTAAAATGAAAGCAATAAAGTAAATGCTGAACTTCGCGttctattatgatattaatagcattatatgtttttttgctgaatttcaaactattatggatgtcatacattttaataaagcataatattttattagtgcgttcatttcgatatttttacaaataacaaataatgtaGTCCATACATTACGTGACTCGTTACAAACGTAAATCCTCATTTTTTAGCCATCTCTCAAAAAAGTGAATCAGTCAAACATGTCTTCCTTGATCTTCGTTATTTTATAGTGCCTTGGCTGTTAAGTTAATAAAGCAATATAGTATtgccttaattaaattaacaaagtacattatataaatggcAATACTAAGACAGTAAGAAGCAGGACTTATCCTATTTTTaaacgatataattttatagttactTTATGATAATAGGTTTCTTGAGAGAATAacgtaaattgtatttaaaccgTAAATTACAAGTTCTTCTTTAGATTTCTCTCATGGCCTCAGAGTGAAGAGCGGAGATCGAACCTGCACTTGAGGCGTGTTGAGCGTCGAATCACTGGGGCTTGGAGACAAACAGGGCTCCTGAGAATTCTCGCCTTCCAGATCGGGCATATTAATGTCCTCAAAGTCTGGAATATTTCCTGTATACGATATTAGCTGACTCCCCTCAGCTGAAAGTTACCCaagaaaaaacattacattaaattgaCAACAAAGCCGCCCACTTCaaaaaattacacattatttaatatgcgtagtccaataatattatatatctacataaaattgtatttttaagtactaataaatattcaaaatatttaaaaaaaaatcgaagaaAATAAATGCGTCAATACAGAGACACCTTGTTAgtccaataatattatatattcttatcttaatatttaaataattagacaACATTTTACTATTACTACAATGAATACAAGCAAATAAGATACCAATGTGACTCcatgcaaaacaaaaatataataatatacttatttgtttttatagtgcTGAGAACATcaagtaaaatgttttcatacatataaaaaaaatggtaattttcctaaatgttaatttattaccaGTTGTTCTtgattgaaacaaaataatttgactACGTAAGAACGGATCAACCGACAAACTGTAAATAgtcaagttataaaataattataaggaaTCGACTTACTAGCTGTtgcatttcaaataatttgtttgatagtaatgaataaaacaaaaactcaaACGAAAACAAGTCATGACGATGTATTTGTGACTTTATCTGATTTTACATAGtcctgtttatatattaatttcttgCTTACGTACAATGTATATTATCATCAATAACAcaacttatttaataatgtttaacaaatgtatttgtatgcAAAACCAAAAGAAGGCTGTTAGCAGACGTCTTCTATAAAACGATAGCGGCAACTCAATTACAATAGAAACtactaaacttaaaataattactctACAGCTTAAACGACACcatctaaataatattactccATTAGATATCATTTACAAGcggtaataaaaacataatatataatatgaagctGAATCTACTGTAACCGTGCATATAATATCTATGACCAATTCGACTACgacatattgtaatattatagtaCCATCGTCCTCATTGAACGGGCTCATCGCGCGAGTGTCGTCACTGCTTACATTCGAAATATCACCTTTCAGCTTCTTTgctttaattaacaataaaacaaatacatttcatATAACAGATACCGGTATCAATGCTTAGAACAACATATAAcctattcttaatatatttttccttatcGAGGCAAATTAtcttaatactaaattatagtATTGATGACGTAACAGATGACACAGAGAATTAAAAatcaagattaatttaaattcagatCTATTACGACATCACATATCCTATACATTTATAGTTGACCGTAAACCCCCCAACTATAATCACCCATTACCAAAATTATCCAACATCAAATTGGAATGCACCGGTCAGCTTCCCGTATTTGAAGATGCGGAAGGTACGGGTTACTTTGCTGGTGTTGTATCGCTGCTACCGATCAGCCAATCAAAATCAATCATCGGATACTGTTTTGTTGTATCTACAAttaacataaatgtaaaaaaaaaactgttgacATATCGTTATATGTTACAATACAAGATGGCTTTTCGATGCACTGGACGAAATCAGGTTTACTTTCAGGGATCCATTCATTACTGAAATATTGTgcatacaatatatacaataaccAAGTTTACCGATAcgactttaaataaatacttaaattaataaaatacaaaatatgttcgTTATATTACTCATGTTTagaatatattaagtaattaccGCATGAATTTGCCGCATTGAACTCTTGCTTCTTCATTTCGTTTAATAAAGTTCCCGTGGCAtgccatattttaattaaatctacgTTAACTTACCATTGTTGCAAGTTTTAGTCCGGTCGTCCGATGTATTGTAAGATAGCCCATAGAAAGGATCGTCTGATCCGAAAAGCTGTAACACAAAAtgatttatcatatattacgtCGGCCATTCAAATAATACACATAAAAGCATTTGATTAATATACAAGCGACATGTTCATATACGACATTATGcgattgttatatatttaaaaacaggttaataaaatacttaactacttaataactttttcattcttaataaaatataatgttgttgGAAAtcgtattaaatacaaaataattttgactgGTTCGTAtttcatgaaaaatattaaatgatattcatataaatttattaattaatctagaatgcgtttaaaatataaaatatctctgGTAAAGGAGTAAATaacttataagtataaatttctcttattaaacatattaattacatttggtTTTGTACGGTGAGAACCTGTAGGTCCTACGCTTTCATCAATCTGAGGACAATAcagaagtttatttttttaatgtacaatattgtataatttataaatcaatattaaagaatcggtatatttttttttttaaattcaaacaattattatgtaaacaaaaatcaACGACGCTACGATTGGAATATTTCGataagcattattattataatacggcAGAGCGTAGACCCGTTATTACGTAGCCGGCCGTGGGCTCGTTATGCGCCAAGCGGCCGCGCGACTCGCGAGGCCCAACACGAGCTCCCAACACGTTGCTTGCAACGTGACTTCTACACCGCTACCAACCTAACCGCGATAAACGTCACTGTTTATTAGGCATGCGCTAGTGTGCGTGACCTGATACTAGCTTAACTAGGTACTTCGAAATAACGCGCCAAACCTATATATTCTTTACGCAATTTTTCGTacatatcgatatatatatattttcctttcaTTTGTCAAAACATGCTCACCCCTAGTAATGTATTGGTGTCCAAGGAGTATGTGTCGCCCCTGAGCAGCTCTCGCAATGATTCCAAGTCCGTTTGCATAGTGTCCAAATGATCATCAATATCATTcctgaaattatatttacattgcaaggttaacaaattattttttaaatcatctctAACTTGATTAACATGAAACAAAGGCcagttttaattacattaaacaaaTTGCGAAAcacatatatcaattttaattttattatttttttatatattgtagattattctacaataattacaattatttaataaaatatccatATCGCGAAGATAACTGAGATTACCCAGTGAAtacttgtaaattttaattgaatgttgCAGTTTCAATTCTATCTAAGTACCATGAAAGTTCATGGgcttgtgttttttatttatttataatgcacCTCTTGCTCGGCAGTGACGGTAAACATCATGAGAAAACCTACTAGTGTCAGATGATATTCTGTCATGTATATTCAACAATCCAATGTGTTGAAGTATGGTGGAATAGGTTGCAAGCCTTCACCTTGAGAAGAGAGCCTTTTGCCCATCATTAAGACATTTACCATACTTTTTAATGCAAAAGAAACAGTCTGTTATAGATAATAACAACATTGAAATTTAACACATCAACATAatacaaacaacaataaaattcaCACTGCGAAGTTGCAGATTTCATCACAAAAAGGacgattttctataaatattaatagtggGCCGCTTGAGCAAAGATTTATTCAgaatatttatcatttgttaCATACTTGTTGGAGTGCGATCCAAAGTGAGAAGAATATTCTTCTCTATTTTGACTGTTATCTCTTCTATACCTGAACACCAAAATCACATTTAAATCAACAAAAAGTCGAAAGTGCATCATTATATTCTCATCAACTTCATTATAATGTGCAATGATTTGAACACCCTGGCaagatgaaatttttttttttttttatagaataggaaggtggacgagcatatgggccacctgctggtaagtggtcaccaaacgctcttagacattggcattgtaagaaatgtcaaccatcgcttatagccaatgcgccaccaaccttgggaactaagattttatgtcccttgtgcctgtaattacactggctcactcacccttcaaaccggaacacaacaatatcaagtattgctgttttgcggtagaatatctgatgagtgggtggtacctacccagacgtccagaagccctaccaccagtaattttctATTGAGattcttaaataaaagttttacttaCATTGTCTGTAACCTATTTGTGTTATTGTTGACAGTTGCTAATGTCATGTTATTCCAATCAAAATCATCCTGGAGCTCAGTCTTGATATCAGCCAAATTTAAGTTGCATGTACTTGTATTGTCCTTCGACTTTTTAGACTTCTTTCCAGTCTTGACATATTCAGATGGTTTTTCCAACTTTATATTGATCCCTCCAAGCATTTTATCTTTAGATGTGGAAACACTTTGATCAGCAAGCATGGAATCTTGAATTGTACTTATATCTTCTGCTACAGCAACTCCAGCATCACTAACGGAATCATCACTTGCAAAAATCTCAGCTGGAAGCTTAAAATCGGCCGAtggatttattgtattaaaattactgGTTGACAGGAGACTTTTATTGTTTGTAgacatatttttgttacttgTACTCCTCATCTTGGATTTAGATGTACTTGCAGATGCTGCAATCGCATTATTAAGCACCTGCTCCATAGCTGGTTGACCTATTGGAGATGTAGATGCCATTGTAGGGGAGGGTGATGTAACTATTGGTGAAGAATCAGGTATCCTTAAGAAGCCATTGGTATGTATTATGGGAAACGCTAATCTTGTACGATCTAGGAACAttggaatttattaaattacaatgatACCAATAAACAAGTTCTTATGTCACACATTATTtacatagtttttataaaaattcttctttttctttgttttcttttaacacatgaatatcaaaaatatttaataattatagtagaTACAAATGGCCCACTTTTGAAATAAAGACAATTATGGACTCTTTAAAGAGCAAGAAGCAATGGAAAATATAAACCTAAATAAAACATACCTGTTTCATTATCGTCTCCATCTTCCATAGTAACATGGTATTGTGTTGATGTTGTGGGGTCAGCATTGTTGTGAGTATTGGAAATAATTGGATTAGAGGCCAAGTCTACAGACACAAATCCAGCAGGATCCAATGAGTCTTGTGAAGCATCATTTTGTACAATATCATCATGAGCCAGTTCATGAATAGTTGGACCATCCTCCTGAAAATTCAAgtgtatttttataagtgataccaaataaatatgatttattgttattatattattatattgttgtacgacaatatttaattttttattaataattctaatgACTTTTtggtcaaaataaaatataaagatttaatcaactatatataaatataacagacCATGTCTTCATTTAGATCATCCAAAACATCTTTGTCAAGTTTCATAGTTTTTAATCTACTTGGGTATGAGCCATCTGCTGCATAATTGTGAGCCGCactatttatcattaattgatATGGCCTCTTAACACCAACATTGTTACTGCTGGAATTTGGAGCCCTTGTAGGTTGCACAAGCGACATCAGGAATTGTATTAGCTGAAAGCAGTATACCAACCATAAATatggaattttatcaaaacaatcaATTTCAAAGATAATGAACTGCCAAAATTGCacttacattatttacaatttgcTGTTGTTTGATATGTTTCTGTCTCAGAATTGCTACCTCTCTCCACAATGCCTCATTTTCCTGTTTCATTGCACTGAACTTTGCATCGAGACTCTCTTGTTTACCTTTCATTTGTTTCACATCTGCCAGTACTTTGTTCATTAACTCTGGCTTTAAGAGAATTTTCTCACCACTTTCATTACTTGCAACTATTGATTTAGGGTTGGCAATCTTTCTTTTAATGTGCTCTAAAAGATAAGCATGACCTCTCATAAAGCATGGATGAGAAAATTCAATTTCATCCTTTTCATATCGCAGCCCACCATTTTCCACAGATGTTATTTTGTGAAATccatacatatttaattgtcGAATAAAGCTTGccatattgttgtgtttgtaGTAAAGTGGTAATAATTCTCGGGCGAAGTCTGCTTGATTTTTTATCACAAATGTTTTCCCAccctacaaaataatatttatataacattactgagatataaataacaaaaaaaatatattactagtgATAAAAGGGCTGATgtacatttttaagtaaaatataaatattgttatatatatacatatatataaatattaatacattcttCCATTACCtacactatttaaaaataataaattgatctGTGCTTAGGTTATACGAGCTTTACATTActaataccaataataatatgcaaaaaggcatttgttaaataaaataaccaacaTCTGTACATTGCTTCTATTCTGATTACAAAGTAAGCATTATTAATATTGgtccttttaaattattaaaatataacaaaacaaaaaaatttctTGATGATAAAGTAGGAATATGTACAATCTATACAAATTATCGAGCATACTCACTGATCACATACAAAAACGTTTCATatgattttaagtaataatcaCATCAATTATAATAAGACAAGAACCATATATACCCATCTTgggtaagaaatatttttgttaatatattttatttattgcaaatgcCTTATACCAATAaccttctttaatatttaatttaaaaaaaaaaaatattatgacatcAAGTGGAAAAGTACCtgctgtttataaaaaataagaaaacaattggtatatagtatatttatttagtacacATTTCATAAACATGTAT comes from the Nymphalis io chromosome 1, ilAglIoxx1.1, whole genome shotgun sequence genome and includes:
- the LOC126770335 gene encoding heat shock factor protein isoform X6, producing the protein MRSVVEIGASVPAFLGKLWKLVNDSETNHLISWSPGGKTFVIKNQADFARELLPLYYKHNNMASFIRQLNMYGFHKITSVENGGLRYEKDEIEFSHPCFMRGHAYLLEHIKRKIANPKSIVASNESGEKILLKPELMNKVLADVKQMKGKQESLDAKFSAMKQENEALWREVAILRQKHIKQQQIVNNLIQFLMSLVQPTRAPNSSSNNVGVKRPYQLMINSAAHNYAADGSYPSRLKTMKLDKDVLDDLNEDMEDGPTIHELAHDDIVQNDASQDSLDPAGFVSVDLASNPIISNTHNNADPTTSTQYHVTMEDGDDNETDRTRLAFPIIHTNGFLRIPDSSPIVTSPSPTMASTSPIGQPAMEQVLNNAIAASASTSKSKMRSTSNKNMSTNNKSLLSTSNFNTINPSADFKLPAEIFASDDSVSDAGVAVAEDISTIQDSMLADQSVSTSKDKMLGGINIKLEKPSEYVKTGKKSKKSKDNTSTCNLNLADIKTELQDDFDWNNMTLATVNNNTNRLQTMNDIDDHLDTMQTDLESLRELLRGDTYSLDTNTLLGLFGSDDPFYGLSYNTSDDRTKTCNNAKKLKGDISNVSSDDTRAMSPFNEDDAEGSQLISYTGNIPDFEDINMPDLEGENSQEPCLSPSPSDSTLNTPQVQVRSPLFTLRP
- the LOC126770335 gene encoding heat shock factor protein 1 isoform X1, which translates into the protein MRSVVEIGASVPAFLGKLWKLVNDSETNHLISWSPGGKTFVIKNQADFARELLPLYYKHNNMASFIRQLNMYGFHKITSVENGGLRYEKDEIEFSHPCFMRGHAYLLEHIKRKIANPKSIVASNESGEKILLKPELMNKVLADVKQMKGKQESLDAKFSAMKQENEALWREVAILRQKHIKQQQIVNNLIQFLMSLVQPTRAPNSSSNNVGVKRPYQLMINSAAHNYAADGSYPSRLKTMKLDKDVLDDLNEDMEDGPTIHELAHDDIVQNDASQDSLDPAGFVSVDLASNPIISNTHNNADPTTSTQYHVTMEDGDDNETDRTRLAFPIIHTNGFLRIPDSSPIVTSPSPTMASTSPIGQPAMEQVLNNAIAASASTSKSKMRSTSNKNMSTNNKSLLSTSNFNTINPSADFKLPAEIFASDDSVSDAGVAVAEDISTIQDSMLADQSVSTSKDKMLGGINIKLEKPSEYVKTGKKSKKSKDNTSTCNLNLADIKTELQDDFDWNNMTLATVNNNTNRLQTMYRRDNSQNREEYSSHFGSHSNKNDIDDHLDTMQTDLESLRELLRGDTYSLDTNTLLGIDESVGPTGSHRTKPNLFGSDDPFYGLSYNTSDDRTKTCNNAKKLKGDISNVSSDDTRAMSPFNEDDAEGSQLISYTGNIPDFEDINMPDLEGENSQEPCLSPSPSDSTLNTPQVQVRSPLFTLRP
- the LOC126770335 gene encoding heat shock factor protein isoform X9; translated protein: MRSVVEIGASVPAFLGKLWKLVNDSETNHLISWSPGGKTFVIKNQADFARELLPLYYKHNNMASFIRQLNMYGFHKITSVENGGLRYEKDEIEFSHPCFMRGHAYLLEHIKRKIANPKSIVASNESGEKILLKPELMNKVLADVKQMKGKQESLDAKFSAMKQENEALWREVAILRQKHIKQQQIVNNLIQFLMSLVQPTRAPNSSSNNVGVKRPYQLMINSAAHNYAADGSYPSRLKTMKLDKDVLDDLNEDMEDGPTIHELAHDDIVQNDASQDSLDPAGFVSVDLASNPIISNTHNNADPTTSTQYHVTMEDGDDNETDRTRLAFPIIHTNGFLRIPDSSPIVTSPSPTMASTSPIGQPAMEQVLNNAIAASASTSKSKMRSTSNKNMSTNNKSLLSTSNFNTINPSADFKLPAEIFASDDSVSDAGVAVAEDISTIQDSMLADQSVSTSKDKMLGGINIKLEKPSEYVKTGKKSKKSKDNTSTCNLNLADIKTELQDDFDWNNMTLATVNNNTNRLQTMNDIDDHLDTMQTDLESLRELLRGDTYSLDTNTLLGLFGSDDPFYGLSYNTSDDRTKTCNNAEGSQLISYTGNIPDFEDINMPDLEGENSQEPCLSPSPSDSTLNTPQVQVRSPLFTLRP
- the LOC126770335 gene encoding heat shock factor protein 1 isoform X5; the protein is MRSVVEIGASVPAFLGKLWKLVNDSETNHLISWSPGGKTFVIKNQADFARELLPLYYKHNNMASFIRQLNMYGFHKITSVENGGLRYEKDEIEFSHPCFMRGHAYLLEHIKRKIANPKSIVASNESGEKILLKPELMNKVLADVKQMKGKQESLDAKFSAMKQENEALWREVAILRQKHIKQQQIVNNLIQFLMSLVQPTRAPNSSSNNVGVKRPYQLMINSAAHNYAADGSYPSRLKTMKLDKDVLDDLNEDMEDGPTIHELAHDDIVQNDASQDSLDPAGFVSVDLASNPIISNTHNNADPTTSTQYHVTMEDGDDNETGQPAMEQVLNNAIAASASTSKSKMRSTSNKNMSTNNKSLLSTSNFNTINPSADFKLPAEIFASDDSVSDAGVAVAEDISTIQDSMLADQSVSTSKDKMLGGINIKLEKPSEYVKTGKKSKKSKDNTSTCNLNLADIKTELQDDFDWNNMTLATVNNNTNRLQTMYRRDNSQNREEYSSHFGSHSNKNDIDDHLDTMQTDLESLRELLRGDTYSLDTNTLLGIDESVGPTGSHRTKPNLFGSDDPFYGLSYNTSDDRTKTCNNAKKLKGDISNVSSDDTRAMSPFNEDDAEGSQLISYTGNIPDFEDINMPDLEGENSQEPCLSPSPSDSTLNTPQVQVRSPLFTLRP
- the LOC126770335 gene encoding heat shock factor protein 1 isoform X2, whose protein sequence is MRSVVEIGASVPAFLGKLWKLVNDSETNHLISWSPGGKTFVIKNQADFARELLPLYYKHNNMASFIRQLNMYGFHKITSVENGGLRYEKDEIEFSHPCFMRGHAYLLEHIKRKIANPKSIVASNESGEKILLKPELMNKVLADVKQMKGKQESLDAKFSAMKQENEALWREVAILRQKHIKQQQIVNNLIQFLMSLVQPTRAPNSSSNNVGVKRPYQLMINSAAHNYAADGSYPSRLKTMKLDKDVLDDLNEDMEDGPTIHELAHDDIVQNDASQDSLDPAGFVSVDLASNPIISNTHNNADPTTSTQYHVTMEDGDDNETDRTRLAFPIIHTNGFLRIPDSSPIVTSPSPTMASTSPIGQPAMEQVLNNAIAASASTSKSKMRSTSNKNMSTNNKSLLSTSNFNTINPSADFKLPAEIFASDDSVSDAGVAVAEDISTIQDSMLADQSVSTSKDKMLGGINIKLEKPSEYVKTGKKSKKSKDNTSTCNLNLADIKTELQDDFDWNNMTLATVNNNTNRLQTMYRRDNSQNREEYSSHFGSHSNKNDIDDHLDTMQTDLESLRELLRGDTYSLDTNTLLGLFGSDDPFYGLSYNTSDDRTKTCNNAKKLKGDISNVSSDDTRAMSPFNEDDAEGSQLISYTGNIPDFEDINMPDLEGENSQEPCLSPSPSDSTLNTPQVQVRSPLFTLRP
- the LOC126770335 gene encoding heat shock factor protein isoform X3, with product MRSVVEIGASVPAFLGKLWKLVNDSETNHLISWSPGGKTFVIKNQADFARELLPLYYKHNNMASFIRQLNMYGFHKITSVENGGLRYEKDEIEFSHPCFMRGHAYLLEHIKRKIANPKSIVASNESGEKILLKPELMNKVLADVKQMKGKQESLDAKFSAMKQENEALWREVAILRQKHIKQQQIVNNLIQFLMSLVQPTRAPNSSSNNVGVKRPYQLMINSAAHNYAADGSYPSRLKTMKLDKDVLDDLNEDMEDGPTIHELAHDDIVQNDASQDSLDPAGFVSVDLASNPIISNTHNNADPTTSTQYHVTMEDGDDNETDRTRLAFPIIHTNGFLRIPDSSPIVTSPSPTMASTSPIGQPAMEQVLNNAIAASASTSKSKMRSTSNKNMSTNNKSLLSTSNFNTINPSADFKLPAEIFASDDSVSDAGVAVAEDISTIQDSMLADQSVSTSKDKMLGGINIKLEKPSEYVKTGKKSKKSKDNTSTCNLNLADIKTELQDDFDWNNMTLATVNNNTNRLQTMNDIDDHLDTMQTDLESLRELLRGDTYSLDTNTLLGIDESVGPTGSHRTKPNLFGSDDPFYGLSYNTSDDRTKTCNNAKKLKGDISNVSSDDTRAMSPFNEDDAEGSQLISYTGNIPDFEDINMPDLEGENSQEPCLSPSPSDSTLNTPQVQVRSPLFTLRP